One window from the genome of Yarrowia lipolytica chromosome 1B, complete sequence encodes:
- a CDS encoding uncharacterized protein (Compare to YALI0B02376g, similar to Saccharomyces cerevisiae PIK1 (YNL267W); ancestral locus Anc_1.85, similar to uniprot|P39104 Saccharomyces cerevisiae YNL267w PIK1 phosphatidylinositol 4-kinase), protein MQYQRNSSLRRFVESDQFTLFRCLSYLERYAGDIGIHFYLCQKLLSFPRDEIEFILPQLVQLLITVETESMALEDIILDLSNVSAHCALLTFWQLQAHLTDLGDDPESFGFQVSRRVYNKLQYILFNIGEPPNSRIRENPMPAMVLASAIMGAIGMPQMAAAVGPIALSQGRKQRSYVFQIAPKLTRSRSTVEADRDALLQRKWRTISQSGVALPSKREKHQHEHFRDAPKATPYKNSSFSAPDLQNAYHSAPDLRPSNEWDGTRTPVSLEFDDAPGFESEEPRDTSPDDIEERAKDDQRKILRSNYFRCETQFMSALQQISARLLQVPKQARHAALKAELTLLNQELPAEVDIPLLVPSDTMRKNPTHHRIVRVPPAESAVLNSAERVPFLILIEYLEDDMTFDPECAKNKEVLEHADKKKYIFDLTVNHKKSSHARTPSLGRYHDEDAASIKSNRSATSIANSLVGSTIAELEELGIAEDDELPAEDADIGDISVISMDEETQAERVKQSVLNTLSHLQESMPSPKLHDVANSPYQSSPRTSDLSFASSYKFEKAPEDPVNHLELPDVASVATQMRTAAIMLTQLDSSTGSKLSKDEIASIKARIIDNMQVMEETTLDDRDLSLSKGAAGERKLENDLKTGGMMKSSDPSHAKLGEDWESKKARIRSKSPYGHLPNWQLASVIAKTGNDLRQEAFACQLIQAMKRIWDDAETGVWVKEMKILITSDTSGLIETINNGLSIHSIKKALETSNVVQTTAATQTTTKYVPTLTEYWKQTFGDEDSDRYQNSLNAFVRSLAAYSIICYILQIKDRHNGNILLDTDGHIMHIDFGFMLSNSPGGVGLEAAPFKLTYEYVELMGGMTSPHFELYRQLMKDAFKNLRKQAESIILLVDMMLQDSALPCFQLGPATTQYLRQRFQLQLSDSDLDHFVDTSLIQKSVGNIYTRIYDHFQLYTQGIYS, encoded by the coding sequence ATGCAATACCAACGAAACTCGTCGCTAAGGCGGTTCGTGGAGTCCGACCAGTTCACGCTCTTCCGGTGCTTGTCCTATCTCGAGCGATACGCGGGCGACATTGGTATTCACTTCTATCTGTGTCAGAAGCTGCTGTCGTTTCCGCGAGACGAAATCGAGTTCATCCTGCCCCAGCTGGTCCAGCTTCTCATCACGGTGGAAACCGAGTCCATGGCCCTCGAAGACATCATTCTGGATCTCTCCAACGTGTCTGCGCACTGTGCCTTGCTGACGTTCTGGCAACTGCAGGCACATCTGACCGATCTGGGAGATGATCCCGAATCTTTCGGCTTCCAGGTGTCGCGACGAGTCTACAACAAGCTGCAGTACATTCTGTTCAACATTGGCGAGCCGCCCAACTCGCGAATCAGAGAGAACCCCATGCCTGCCATGGTTCTGGCCTCGGCAATCATGGGAGCCATTGGCATGCCGCAGATGGCCGCAGCTGTGGGACCCATTGCGCTTTCACAGGGCCGAAAACAGAGGTCGTACGTGTTCCAGATTGCACCCAAACTGACCCGTTCTAGATCGACCGTGGAGGCTGACAGAGACGCCCTTCTACAGCGAAAATGGCGGACCATCAGCCAATCTGGTGTCGCACTGCCGTCCAAACGGGAGAAGCACCAGCATGAGCATTTCAGAGACGCCCCCAAAGCAACGCCCTACAAAAACTCGTCCTTTTCGGCTCCCGATCTCCAAAACGCATACCATTCGGCCCCCGATCTACGCCCTTCAAACGAGTGGGACGGCACTCGAACGCCGGTGAGTCTGGAGTTTGACGATGCACCCGGCTTCGAATCCGAGGAGCCACGTGACACCTCTCCGGACGACATCGAGGAGCGAGCCAAGGACGACCAACGAAAGATTCTGCGATCAAACTACTTCCGATGTGAGACACAGTTCATGTCAGCCCTGCAACAAATCTCCGCTCGACTTCTTCAGGTGCCTAAGCAAGCCCGTCATGCTGCTCTGAAGGCCGAGCTCACTCTTCTGAACCAGGAGCTTCCTGCTGAGGTCGACATTCCCCTTTTGGTTCCCTCGGACACAATGAGAAAGAACCCCACACACCACAGAATCGTGCGAGTGCCTCCCGCCGAGTCAGCTGTACTGAATTCGGCTGAGCGAGTGCCTTTCCTCATTCTGATTGAGTACCTGGAAGACGACATGACGTTCGACCCCGAGTGTGCAaagaacaaggaggttctggagcatgcagacaagaagaagtacaTTTTCGATCTCACTGTGAACCACAAAAAATCGTCTCATGCTCGAACCCCTTCTCTTGGACGATACCACGACGAGGATGCTGCCAGTATCAAGAGCAACCGATCGGCCACGTCGATCGCCAACTCTCTGGTTGGTTCAACCATTGCTGAATTGGAGGAGCTTGGCATTGCTGAAGACGACGAGCTGCCAGCTGAAGATGCTGACATTGGAGACATTTCTGTTATCTccatggacgaggagactcAGGCCGAGCGCGTGAAACAATCCGTGCTCAACACCCTGTCCCATCTCCAAGAGAGCATGCCCTCTCCCAAACTGCATGATGTGGCCAACAGTCCGTatcaatcttctcctcgaacATCAGATTTGTCGTTTGCGTCTTCGTACAAGTTCGAGAAGGCGCCTGAGGACCCCGTCAATCACTTGGAGCTGCCCGACGTGGCGTCTGTGGCCACCCAGATGCGTACAGCTGCCATCATGCTGACACAGCtggactcctccacagGATCTAAGCTTTCCAAGGACGAAATCGCATCGATCAAGGCCCGAATCATCGATAACATGCAGGTTATGGAAGAGACGACTCTGGACGACCGTGACTTGTCGCTCTCCAAGGGCGCTGCGGGTGAGCGAAAGTTGGAAAACGATCTGAAAACTGGTGGTATGATGAAGTCGTCGGACCCCTCGCATGCCAAGCTCGGAGAAGACTGGGAATCGAAAAAGGCACGAATCAGGTCAAAGTCGCCGTATGGGCACTTGCCCAACTGGCAGCTGGCTTCGGTCATTGCCAAGACCGGAAACGATCTTCGGCAAGAGGCATTTGCCTGCCAGCTAATCCAAGCTATGAAACGAATCTGGGACGACGCTGAGACAGGCGTGTGGGtcaaggagatgaagatTCTGATCACGTCTGACACCTCTGGACTCATTGAGACCATCAACAATGGTCTGTCGATCCATTCTATCAAAAAGGCGCTCGAGACAAGCAATGTTGTCCAGACTACAGCTGCCACTCAGACCACAACCAAGTACGTGCCTACTCTGACTGAGTACTGGAAGCAGACGTTTGGCGACGAGGACTCCGACCGGTACCAGAACTCTTTGAACGCCTTTGTTCGTTCGCTTGCCGCTTACTCCATCATCTGTTACATTCTCCAGATCAAGGACAGACACAATGGTAACATTTTGCTTGATACGGACGGTCATATTATGCATATCGATTTCGGATTCATGTTGTCCAACAgtcctggaggagtcggTCTTGAAGCTGCCCCATTCAAGCTCACCTACGAGTACGTGGAGCTCATGGGGGGTATGACCTCGCCCCATTTTGAGCTGTACCGACAGCTGATGAAGGACGCGTTCAAGAACCTGCGAAAGCAGGCCGAGTCGATCATCTTGCTGGTCGACATGATGTTACAGGATTCTGCTCTGCCCTGTTTCCAACTGGGCCCGGCCACCACACAGTACCTGCGACAGCGATTCCAGCTACAATTGTCGGATTCGGACTTGGACCATTTCGTGGACACGTCCCTGATCCAAAAGTCGGTCGGCAACATTTACACCAGAATCTACGACCACTTCCAGTTGTACACTCAGGGTATTTACAGTTAA
- a CDS encoding uncharacterized protein (Compare to YALI0B02398g, similar to uniprot|Q06593 Saccharomyces cerevisiae YPR194c OPT2) — MSSESIQEHEKSDDKFRSEKEIHEIEFEATEVSDGSFIDYVGEKLNFVPDENGIHTKNIRLMANFVAELSDSEAEEILLKFIPVHEDDYNLRLEYKEYLKALVSGEKDAPNPDTYSLDLRIEAAAIKYWSPYIEVRAVTDCYDDMDEPCETIRAYAIGLVWLLVGCFVNQFFIFRYPSISIGSDVLQLLTYPCGELLARILPDWGFTWRGTRISLNPGPWSRKEQMFATFFLSGGDGATYVSAYNLPTQLLPMYYNQKWATFGYQIMLTLSSQYIGFGFAGILRRFAIYPTKAMWPLNMPTIALNRALLDPERKQKINGWTISKYWWFLATFVVSFIYYWIPDYLFQAISNFNWMTWIAPNNVNLALITGQSGMGINPIPTFDLNQIGVGSVVTPWWSIVNSLIGLVIGTFAVIGVYYSNVRWTAYLPMNMPGIYNNKGGSYKVTKILTNGVFDLEKYHEYGPPLWSAGNLVAYGAFFSVYTLGFVYTMLAYWQDMKQASIDFYNGIAFWNGTKRTEVDSPFAKQLKKYADVPDWWFFLILLISIGFCIGTVKGWETTTPVWGIFFVLGINLVFLIPICLLQAYTGNGFALNVLVEIICGYALNGRPTALNILKAYGVNVDSTSQGFVSVWKTGMYTYVPSRAIFRSQVLSTLISAFVTVGILQYQLTLQDICTPAQRATTKFTCPGQNTFYAASVLFGAIGTKRFFGTGGNTGLYPFLKWCFLLGAVVGLVFFVVQYTIPHYIGKRFPERKQAMIRLSERLGKYNPVVINMGLIGFAPGNLSYSIGGVYLAAAWTLYIKKRFPEWWAKYTYVGVAGINVGIALSGIIVFFALQYSGVSLDWWGNNVPWEGADGNLTPLLEIPDGQIIGPPKGSFP; from the coding sequence ATGAGCTCAGAATCGATCCAGGAGCACGAAAAGTCGGACGACAAGTTCCGctcggagaaggagatccACGAGATCGAGTTCGAGGCGACCGAAGTCTCGGACGGCTCTTTCATTGACTACGTCGGTGAAAAGCTCAACTTCGTGCCCGATGAAAACGGCATCCACACCAAGAACATCCGCCTGATGGCCAACTTTGTGGCAGAGCTGTCAGACTCCGAAGCTGAAGAGATCCTGCTCAAGTTCATCCCCGTTCACGAGGATGACTACAACCTTCGTCTGGAATACAAGGAGTACCTAAAAGCCCTTGTTTCGGGAGAGAAAGACGCTCCCAATCCAGATACGTACTCTTTGGACCTCCGAATCGAAGCTGCTGCCATCAAATACTGGTCTCCTTACATTGAGGTCAGAGCCGTCACTGATTGCTACGACGACATGGATGAGCCCTGCGAGACCATCAGAGCGTATGCTATTGGTCTGGTATGGCTCCTGGTCGGCTGCTTTGTCAATCAGTTCTTCATCTTCCGGTACCCTTCGATCTCCATCGGCTCTGAcgttctccagctgctcacCTATCCCTGTGGAGAGCTCCTTGCCCGTATTCTTCCTGACTGGGGCTTCACCTGGAGAGGTACTCGAATCTCCCTGAACCCTGGACCTTGGAGCCGAAAGGAACAAATGTTCgccaccttcttcttgtcgggaggagatggagccaCCTACGTGTCTGCCTACAACCTGCCCACCCAGTTGCTACCCATGTACTACAACCAAAAGTGGGCCACCTTTGGCTACCAAATCATGCTGACTCTGTCATCGCAGTATATTGGATTTGGATTTGCAGGAATCCTCAGACGGTTCGCTATCTACCCTACCAAGGCCATGTGGCCCCTGAACATGCCCACCATCGCCCTCAATCGTGCACTTCTAGATCCCGAAAGAAAGCAGAAGATCAACGGATGGACCATCTCCAAGTATTGGTGGTTTCTTGCCACTTTTGTGGTCTCCTTTATCTACTACTGGATCCCTGATTACCTCTTCCAGGCGATCTCCAATTTCAACTGGATGACTTGGATTGCACCCAACAACGTCAACCTGGCACTCATCACCGGTCAATCTGGAATGGGCATCAATCCTATTCCTACATTTGATCTCAACCAGATCGGAGTTGGCAGTGTCGTGACTCCCTGGTGGTCTATTGTCAACAGTCTGATCGGTCTTGTTATCGGTACTTTTGCCGTCATCGGTGTCTACTACTCCAACGTCCGATGGACTGCCTACCTGCCCATGAACATGCCTGGTatctacaacaacaaagGAGGCAGCTACAAGGTGACAAAGATTCTTACCAACGGAGTTTTTGACTTGGAAAAGTACCACGAATACGGACCTCCGCTGTGGAGTGCAGGAAACCTCGTGGCCTACggagccttcttctccgtctACACCCTTGGCTTTGTCTATACAATGTTGGCTTACTGGCAAGACATGAAACAGGCGTCTATCGACTTCTACAACGGAATTGCCTTCTGGAATGGAACTAAACGTACTGAGGTCGACTCACCTTttgccaagcagctcaaaaAGTACGCCGATGTGCCTGATTGGTGGTTCTTCCTCATTctgctcatctccatcgGATTCTGTATCGGAACAGTCAAGGGATGGGAAACCACCACTCCTGTCTGGGGTATTTTCTTTGTCCTTGGTATCAACCTCGTCTTCCTGATCCCCATCTGTCTTCTGCAGGCATACACAGGGAACGGATTTGCTCTCAACGTGCTGGTCGAAATCATCTGTGGATACGCTCTCAACGGTCGTCCCACGGCCCTAAACATTCTCAAGGCTTACGGAGTCAACGTTGACTCTACGTCTCAGGGATTCGTATCTGTATGGAAGACCGGTATGTATACTTATGTTCCCTCTCGAGCTATTTTTCGATCCCAGGTCTTGTCAACTCTGATCAGTGCCTTTGTCACCGTCGGTATTCTCCAGTATCAGCTTACTCTCCAGGATATTTGCACTCCTGCCCAGAGAGCTACCACCAAGTTCACCTGTCCTGGTCAGAACACCTTCTACGCCGCCTCCGTGCTTTTTGGAGCCATTGGAACCAAGCGTTTCTTTGGTACTGGAGGAAACACGGGCCTATACCCCTTCCTCAAGTGGTgtttcctccttggagcTGTTGTGGGTCTTGTCTTCTTTGTTGTCCAGTACACCATTCCTCACTACATTGGAAAACGGTTCCCAGAGCGAAAACAAGCCATGATCCGACTTTCAGAGCGTCTTGGAAAGTACAACCCCGTGGTCATCAACATGGGTCTCATTGGATTTGCTCCTGGAAACCTCTCATATTCCATTGGAGGCGTCTACCTTGCAGCCGCTTGGACTTTGTACATCAAGAAGCGGTTCCCTGAATGGTGGGCCAAGTATACCTACGTTGGGGTTGCTGGAATTAACGTGGGAATTGCTCTTTCCGGTATCATTGTGTTCTTTGCTCTCCAATACTCAGGAGTGTCGCTTGACTGGTGGGGCAACAATGTTCCGTGGGAAGGAGCAGACGGAAACCTGACGCCTTTGTTGGAAATTCCGGATGGTCAAATTATTGGTCCTCCTAAGGGCAGTTTCCCTTAA